The Ptiloglossa arizonensis isolate GNS036 chromosome 4, iyPtiAriz1_principal, whole genome shotgun sequence genome contains the following window.
ACAATTAACATAAATTATAAACGCTTGTCAGTATAACAATAAATTGAATTACTAggaaaccatttattaacttctatATTTTTTCAGTGCTGTTATCTTATtggttttaataataaaaaaaatttattttaatttcgattataTAAACATAATTGTCTTACAGTTTGTAATTGTAGTTTGTGAAACTTACATGTAGTAGAAAGGCATAATTTATTAAACAGTGTTTCTCCCGATCATGCTTCTTTTTAACGATTTGGATAGTAAGAagctaatataatattttttatttgattaatttttaagaaaaccaAAAACGGCGTAAAGGCGTTTTTTAttgtcaaaattttgttttGATGTCATAACCTCAACGTTTTCAAAATAAAGATAcacttcgatcgaaaaatcgaaatgtTCAAAACATGCATTTTCGTTCAATATTTTCACGTTCCTTACTTCTTTGAAGTACAATCGATGTGTTTCACTGGTAATAAATTGCACTTACGAACAATGAACAAACAAATCATAATGCAGCATATTATCACACTGTTTACAGAACTTCACATTGCACAGTGCTGATGTCAGTAAGAGAAATTACTGTTTGTATTATCTATTTTCCGATACAAGAATTAAAGTACATCAATTGTATTTTATATctataagaaatttatattgtGAAAGAGTATTTGTTTGCTGAAGGAATTTCATGTAAATTACATCGTGTGACACTTAACGAAGGTAAACAATTTACACAACTTAACctcaaatataaatttattttttataagtaCGGATTTTATAACGTAAATACATGAATTTTAATGTACACAGATTGTTAATaatatatagaaattatttaataatttaaaatacaaagttTTAAAATACTTATCATATGTATACTGTTTGACTGTTATATGTCGTGACTATTGAAAAGTGTTTAATTAtcatattataattttgtttagtATTTTCTGCAAGGtttattttcttatatttttattgtacaaatattttcactgtgatttttaaaaatatttatgtttatGAAACTATTATTAGttcaatataattattttaaacatattttctaataaaaatttagtGTTTTGTACTGTGTACAAAAAGTGAATAATTTCATAATGGCATCTAATATGCAAACTGATATGGATGAAGAGGcagtaattgaaattaatttaccatcGCCAACTCACAAAGACAATGTGACAATCAATGAAGAAAGTACAATAGCATCGGTGATCATAGAAGAACTAGATGAAAATGCTCTTAATAATATGAATGTAGATATGACAGAATTTGTTGAAGCAAATGCTTTAGAGATTAAAGATATAGCAGAAAATATTATACCAGATACATATGCTGAACAAAGTAATTCTATCATGGATATTACTACAGACATAGAAGATCAAGACATATTATTGACTGCAGATGAAGAAGATCAATTAacaaaacaattcttaaatggaGAATTAACATTCTCTGAGTATTCTTTGAGAATGGACCAAGGTGTAGATATAGAAACTCTAGAAACTGATCCTTCTAGGTAGTATTCCACTAATGATTCTTATACATTACGTAAAACAcctggcaacaaattttttttgtagaaatgataatgaaaatgaagaaatagaAACAAATGTATCTATCTATCGCAAAGCACCTAGACGTTATAGGCGAAAAAAAAGGACACTTCCTCCAGTTCTACAAGGTCTTATGGGTGAAGCAAATTTAAGATTTGCTAGAGGAAATACAGAATTAGCTGCTCAAATATGTATGGAAATAATTAGGCAAgtgatttttccaaaattaaaatGTAGGCAGCAGTTACTGTGGATTATAAGACTtagtagaaaaaaaatatcaacagCTTGGATAGATCGATTAATTAAAGCAGTCACCTGAcatgaaaatttgaagtttaaatAATAATCCATCATTCAGATtgattgattcttttttttctacagaTTCATAAACCACAATGGTTGTTGCATACAAAACATACATGTTATTTTGAGATTTACAAATAaaacattataaaatatatattgtgATACTCCTTCAGACAAGTACCAAGTGCTCCAGAACCATTTCATACATTAGCTATGATATATGAAGCAGATCAACCAGAGAAATCATTACAATTTGCTTTAATAGCAGCACATCTCAGTCCAAGAGATGCTGATCAATGGGTGCGATTAGCAAATATGTCATTGGAAAGTGGAGACATTAAACAAGCTATAACATGTTATAATAAAGCAATTCAGGCAAATCCAaaagatataaatttatatGAAACACGAGCACGACTTTTAGAACGgaatggagataagaaagcttACTTAAGGGGATTTTCAAAATTAGTTCATCAATTGGAACCTGAAGATGGTAATAATATAGTTAAGTATGCTAAAATGTTGGCTAAACGATACATGGAGGAAAATAACAATGAGCAAGCATTAGAagcaatggaaaatattttttcaaagtgtcCTACTTTTATTACTCTGGAAGAAGTTAATATTATGACTGAAATATTAATAGCACTAAAAAGatttagaaaatgtttaaatattttgacTAAATATACAACTATCTGGGTAAAATATAAACATATTAATGATAAACAGAATCCATACATAATGGTTAAAAAAtctgaaaatgaaaagaaagaagaatcagAAGATAGGGATATAGGTGAAATAGAGGCCTGTGGTATACCAGATGATGTTGTTGTTGATTTAAAAGCAAAGTTTCTTATAATCCTTATTGAATTAGATCAAATGAAATTAGCCGAAAATCTTTTGtccaaattttatttgaatgaaaatccagaaatttctggagatcTTTTTTTAGACATAGCAGAAACTCTGATGGGGAAAAAAGAATTTGAGCGTGCTTTAGCATTATTAGATCCATTAGTAAATAGCAATAATTATAGTTTAGCTGCAGTGTGGTTACGACATGCAGAATGTTGGGTTGGCTGCAAAGATTTGAAAAAAGCAATAAAATCTTATGAAGTTGTTACAAAGTTATCATCTCAACATTTAGGTGCAAGAATAGCTCTAGCTAAACTTTATCAATTAAAGGGTCAATACAACAAAGCAATAGAAGTCCTTGATCAAGATCCTGAGTCAGATACTTTAGATCCTCATGTAATTTATCGAAGAACATTGCTTCTTTTTAAAGTAAGGAGATACGATGAATATTTTCGATCTGGAATGTTACTTTTCTCCAGACATTGTGTTCATTTAAGGAGCAAAGTTGAGTTGAATGCATTAACTAGAGCATATGGAATACGACAACGTATAGATTCATTAAAACTTCATCGACTATCACGAGGAGAGAAATTTGAAGAAGAAAATGTACCAGTCTTTCTCAATACTACAGAATTAAGTGaaaagaatgaatttttcttaCTTGTTCAAATGTGTAAATTAGCTTGTAAATTAAAGAAGTATGGTTTACTGCAGAGAATATGTTTGAGTGCTTTAACATCGAAACGATTTGAAAAGAGAAACACTCATATTATGTTTTTATGTTTGCTCTCTTGCATTTACAATAATGATTCCTATCATGGATATAACATTGTTCGACAATTAATACGCATCTGCCAGAGGCCAAACTCTTggaatttgttaaatattattgtTCAAAATGCCCAAGATTGTAGGCATAATAGATTCATTATGCGTCTTCTTGGAAGGGAAGAtgtattttcttatttaaatataatgcaTGCTAACAACTGTCTTGTTTCGGGAACATATAAATATGCCCTCAACGATTACATTTCTCTTTTTAAAGTTGCACCCAGTGCATTATTGGCATTACTTATTGGTGTAACTTTATTACAAATGGCGTGTCAAAAATTATCTGCTAAAAAAAATCAACTTGTAATTCAAGGTAACTATAGCTGTATAGATAAagtagtttattttatttaagaagTGAAAGATTGcgatttttttaatacttttatttgTTAGTACTTTTTACCTCATTTTGTTTTAGCTATCGCTTTCCTGAAGAAATATTGTCAATTACGGGGTGAAGATGGCAAGCAAGAAGCCCATTACAATATGGGCCGTGCATTCCATCAGATTGGTTTATTACCAGCAGCTGTACATTTTTACAAATTAGTACTTAATGAAGATCCTGGAGATTTAGTTAAAAAGAATTCATATCTTTTAGACTTAAAACAAGAAGCTGCCTTCAATTTACatcttatttatttagaatCAGAAAATTACTTGTTGGCAAGAATGTACATTGAAAACTATATTACAGTTTAGATTAAGAatgttaatttatattattactaATGCatgattaataatttattatgtattaCATACAATCGCAACTATCTACAAGAAATATATACAAACGATCAAAAGTGTAAAATAAACTATAATACTGTAAATAAAcatctaaatatttttatactttaagaATTTTTATGACTAAACCTGCGATATAGTGTTAAGTGTTAAGTATATCTCCTTTATATTTTTGATCATAAACGTGTTGTTGAATGATTAAACATTATTGTTTTTTAGATATAGAAGTAAAATGAGTGTAACATTAGCAGCCGaacttgaatttaagaaattatgTAATGTCTTGGAAGAAATCAAGAAAGCACGTGTAGCTAAGAAAGCCGAGATTTTAGAGAAATTCATCCAACAGTGTCGTCTTATTAATAACAAACTTAAAACAAGATTTCCACGTATGGTATGATTAtgaactttttaattaaatttcattaacaataaataacaactattttttaaaacgaaattaaaaatttgtattattaggATACTTCACTCTTTTCTATAATGAGATTAATTTTGCCACATTTGGAACGAGAACGTGGACCTTCCAATTTAAAAGAGAAATCCCTTGCTAATCTTTATATTCGTGTATTTTGCTTAGGTAAAGGTAGCAAGGACGGAAATAATCTTATACGATACAAGTAAGATTATTACttgatatttgtttcttttcactATCAATGTTGCATTACCATTTTATATATTGAATAAAGAACACTGTTTCAGAGCTTCAACAACGAAAAAGATTGCAGGATCTGACTTTGCAGAAAAAGCTTATTGGATTCTCAAAAATAGGTTGCCACGTGAGAGTTCATGTTTCAAAATAGAACGAATCAACTTATTCCTTAATAATATATCATCaagaaatgaaattattcaGGAAAAGGATGAAGCATTTAAAGTTTTATTCGGAAAAATCAATGCATTGGAGTTTAAATGGATAACACGAATAATTCTTAAAGATTTGAAACTTGGTATTGGGACAAAAAAGATACTACGAGGTTTCTCCTTTACATAAATATTGAgttattatatttaacttatagcTTTGACTATTTctcattaattttgtttttaatctACTCACTTTTATTTCATGTTAGGAGAATATATTTACAGATAATGtgttttttcagtttttcatCCAAATGCAAATACATTGTTTGATGTGTCATCAAATTTACGTCAGGTTTGCGATACATTGTATGATCCTCAGTTGAGATACTATCACAACATTAAAGTTTTCTCTCATATTAAACCCATGTTGCTAGAGAGGTGTAGGATTGAAAATACAGAGAAACTTTTCACTAAAGATGAACAGTATTTTATACAATTCAAGTATGATGGTGAACGATCTCAAGTGCATATGAAAGATggtaaatataaatactttacGAGACAAGGATACGACATTACAAATAATTGTGGTTACGGGGAAATTAGTTCATCAGGTAtaattcaaatatattataaataaacacatTCTTATTGCAAAAAGAAATCTTTATACTTCTAATCTTTTTACCAGGTTTTATGAGTAGTGTATTTAGCCgacttttaaatttacaatgtaaatcaataattttggaTGGTGAATTAATGGGTTGGCATAAAGAGAAGAAACTATTGGGTTCGAAAGGAATGAATTTTGATGTTAAAAAGCTTTCAGAAAATAGTCATCATCAGCCATGTTTTATTGCATTTGATATCATTATGTACAATGATGATTTACTTGATAATAAATCTTATGAAGAAAGGCTGAGAATCTTGAAAAATGCGTTTAAGGAAGAAGAGGGCCATCTAATGTTATGTAAATccgttaaaatttctaaaaggtataattaatctttataagcaactTTAAGAATACATTTTgtgtgtataattttaattatcttcgttaaaagagaagaaatatatacaatttttgaggaaagtatgaaaaataaagaagaaggaATTGTAGTAAAGAAATGTAACACTAAATATAAACCAAATGTGCGAGATGGAATTGGTTGTTATAAAATAAAAGCAGAGgtaatattttctctttttttaatatttatttataaaattattacttatacatttttatttaattttaacaataatgTTTCAGTATTCTGATAATTTGGTACATGATGTAGACTTGATTATCCTTGGTGGTTACTATGGTGAAGGAAAATTTATGGGTTTAATGAAAAGTTTTCTAATGGCAGTGGCTTTGCCACCAGATATTCCAGGAGAGAATCCCTCACAATTTTTATCTGTTGTATCAGTCAGTAATGGTATTTCTATGGAAACCTTGAAAGAACTTTGGAATAGATTCAAAGATAAATGGCAAATAGAGTGCCCTGCAAATGTAACTCCCCCTAGGGTaagttttgtaaaataaatatgtatgtatttaaagctttaacattaatattttacagCTAGATTTACCGGATAAGTGGATTCGTCCTGAAGATTCCATTATTTTGACAGTACGAGCAACAGAGATGACACAAAGTAATGATTACCCAACAAATTACAGTTTACGATTTCCAAGGGTCAAGAATGTTAGAATTGATAAACCATGGTATAGTGTTTGTACCACCAGGGAACTGTTATCACTTGTCAAAGTGTGTGCaattaaatgaataaattttaattacttggTTACATAAATATACGACTAACAGATTTTATTGTTATGCAGGATTCAAGACCGATTCAAAAGTTAATAAAACCAGATGTAGATTTCAATGATATAGAAGAAGTTCCTGAAATTAAAGTACGTAGAATAAAACAGTGTTCAACAAAATTTGAAGAGAAATTAACAAAGTCTAACATTTTTGATAATTCACTGGTTTATCTTACACGACTTTTCGATGGTAAAGAAATTTGCGTGATAAATGGAGATGACGAGTTACCTAAAGAAcacattgaaaatattctttcacaACATAGAGCCAAAGTGGTTCAAACTCCATTAAAGGAGAACTACTGTATTATTGTTGGCAATGTTAAAACGGTAAAAATATAAACTATATTCTTTTATTATGTTATCAATAGAActtcaattatttatatatgaaaCTAAATCCTCTAGGCAAGAGCAAAGAATATTATACaatgtaaaaagtataacgtagtatCGTTAGATTGGTTCAAACGGGTCACCAAGGAAGAAAATTGGTCATCATTACAAGACTTTCTACCATGGGATTTAATATGCAGCCGTGAATCTACGGAACGTCAATTAGCACAATATTACGATCAGTATTACGATAATTTTACTGTGGATGCAAACAAAGAGAGTTTAGCACGTTCTTTCAGAAAAGCTGAAGAAATGGtattatgtattattattattctttgtatAACGTTAGAAAAAAATTTGGGGAATGATGATAATTTTAATACATCTATTAAAAATGTGATTTATGAGGGTACTTAGAAttcttttgtaaaattgttttcaGGCAACTACTATTGAGTTTGACCATTTGCAAATAAAAGAGCTAGATGAAGAGTTGTTTGACAGTGGAACATCACCTTATTCCATATTTCGAGGCATAATAGGCTATTTTGATGACCATTCAGATTGGTTAAAGTTTGAATTTCGTTTTTTGGCAGGAATAATTAAAGATACTATTGATGACTCTGTTACACATGTGTTTAGCAATGAAAATTCTATCAGTTCTGAACTCAAAAGTCTAATTGACAATGAAATACAAAGACCACTAATAATCACTAAAAGCAAGTGGATTGGTGAGTGTTTCAGACAAAATAAACTTATTTCAGATAAAGAATATcttattcatttttaaaataaaattagcgATGGACTTCCATTGCAAAGTATAATGTAacttatgtacatatatatatttgaagATATATTTAATGTTCAATGATTCTTACTCATGCATATGTTATTTTCTGTAAAATGAacgaatttatttctaaataaattcATGAATTAAACTATGCTGATCCGTTTTTTATTGGCATTAGCaggataaataaaaatgaaagtataATTTTGGAATCGAGGTGTTTCGAAAGAAAAGTTGTCGTGTAAGTATATTATGCTAAGTCTATTTGTAACATAGATACCGAAAATATATAGATTCATTTTGGCTCATATTTTCGTTAAGTGCTAAGAAACTGGGTACTAGGCAGAGTGACAGTTGGACAGTTCGCTCATTTAACATcccgtttcgaaatatttcttctcgGTTGAAGTCGGCACCCTTGCTAGCCTTGTTTTATTTCATTGGAATGCGTGCAAAATACGAGGCGTGAGGGACGCAGCTGCGACGTTTCCTTTACAAAGCCTGCCATTCAGAGAGATTCTCGAGTAGATTAAGACGAGAGAACTTTTGGGAAAAAAGACTTCACAAATACAGAGACTGATGCGCCGACCAACGTTTTTCTTGCGTTATTAACTTGAAACGAGATCTCTGTAAATCTCATTCCTTAACCTAACTAACGTGAATTTTAGTTCCTGGTCCCTGGATTACGATGTTAAAGTCGTCATGGAATGGAATTAGTAAACACTTTATTAGTTTTCTATCAAATTCtgcaaaaaataaaatagtacaACACGATGTTAAGAAGATACACCGTTATCAAATATAAAACACTATCAAGGCGAAAGTTTTCGTTTGAAGTGTTCTTGAGCATGTAAAATGACTCGAAGAAGGGAAATTGgtggtttctttttctcgtcggTTAAATTGTAGCTGAAATTTTCGTCGAAGATGTATACCGTGGCATTGCATGATGTATGCATAGTGTTAACCGTTGCGGATATCTCGTTAGCGTAAAGGAAGGTTCCGTCTACCAGGTCGGAATATAATATATGAATATGACTGACGTTCGTGTCCGCTGAAGATTCTACTTATAGACTCTTCACCTACGGACACGACGCGTATTAATCGAGTTTCAGATTTTCCAAGCGCGTCCAACGGGACGCGTCACTCCCGCGCCAGCGCATGTCCAATTTATTCACGGAGTTTCAGTGCTAACTCGGTACCTGCCAATTATCTGTTGTACTCGTTACTGTTGTTGCTTACTCGTTCATCGTTAACGCAGTAAATTTGCGGTCCAAGAGTCCACGTCTGGATTCCGTGTTTACCGACGGTTCTATGAAAGAATCATTCGAGTCGCGAACGTTGCATCGCTCTCCACAAACGTTCAAATTTGTTCGGATTCGTTCCTTTTATTAAGCGATGCCGAACCACGTAAACCTGTACCTTTTTGAGTCTTCCACAATATACAATCTTTTGCattaaaatatcaataattAAATACAATGCGCTTCTTTCTATGTCATTTATAAAGTTACTTGTTTTCTTCCTTCGATCCTGTTACTAATACGTGTGCTTGATGTTCCACCTAACGTGTCTTTCATTCATGTATATCGCTCTCTTCTTCTCGTGTTCACGAAATCTTGGTCTTTTCCATAATTTTCGGTTCTTTTTTAATTCCCTAATGTTACTTATTTCTTCACCAAGCATGTCGTTACTTCCCTTTAATACGGTATACATAGTTTGATCGATGTCATTGATTCTTTCAAACTCGCAGCCTTTCTTGTAGGTCGACAGGGATGTCGAAGACGAGGTTGAGGAAGGATACGTGCTTGTTTCTTTCGCGTTCTTTGGGCTTCTTCTCTTCCATCTTTGAATGTTCGTGCAGGAGGAAGACGAGATTGGTTTCTGTTTATGACAGAAAGAGTCCTGCGACATCGCCGTCCAAGAATGGTGTCGCTTGGAGGAGGACAGACTCGACGGGGATGAGAATAGGGATGAACGACCGAATCTTGAGTTTTGTTTATCGTGTTTGAATCGATCTTTAAAATTTATCGCGTACTGAGATTTATAAAGCGGGCACTGACAAGCGACTCGATTGCTAGAGTTCTCGGTGAACTGTGTAGAAGTCGTAGAAGTATTATATGCCGAACGGGTCGAATTTTCGTATTTCGATTCATCAAGGCTTCTTGGCTCGCCGGATCGTTTGTTCTTGAAGAGGACCAAAGTTGGTTTCTCTTTGCATTGCGGAAGCAGCGGTCTGCACTTCACGCAGCGGGTTTCTTGAGCCAAAATGTATTCACGATCAAACAACGAGTCGATGTTCTTCTTTAACTTTGAATTCTCTCGCCGGTAATTGTTCTTCTGCGATTTTGAAGAGTAAGGATTAAATTTCAACGTGTGCGAGCTCGCAGAAAGTATTTTGTATTGCGACTGTAAGGAGTAAGGATTGAATTTCAACGCAGGTTCTTTTTTGGCGGTGTTCCATTGCGAGCCATTGCGATTACGTGCCCTAAACAGATAGAATAAGAGGAATTAAGTACAGCAACTTTTTTTGTAATAAcgatagaataataaaaaaaaaaaaatgtacgtatTAAAGATGATGTAACTAACTTTGCGTCGCAAGAACAATTTTCACAACGGAACTTAGACgttcttttgtaatttattccAACTTTTTGCCAAGCGGTAGGAAACGTCGAaccaatttcaatttcgcgtTGAAGACATTTTTTTTGACACCTCGAGATCAATTGATGTTTATTCATGGAACGTTTTTTTGaattgtaattttgtttatGTTTCTCAGAAAGTATTCGTGCATCGTCTGAAAAATTTCCTATGTTTTCAGTGTCAATGTCAGACTCTTGATAGGATTTTGTGTTACTAGATTTGAAGCTCGATTTCAACTCGATACTTTCTGTATCCTTTATGGAATTTAACGAGTGTTTCTTTCTATTTGTAGGAATACATCTTTTTCGTAATTCACGGTACAGAATCGAATCCATGCAATTATCTGTAATAATCGTTTCACTGAAACTGGTGTCACTTTGCGATTGTTTCTTCATTCTTCTCGAATAAGGCTTATACACGTTTGAATCAATATTCTCGATCAATTCTTCATCAGAAAGTACCTCAGTGATTTTACCTAAACTACTTTTCCTTTGCGTTCCAAATGCACTTTGACTAACGTGTTT
Protein-coding sequences here:
- the LOC143145581 gene encoding general transcription factor 3C polypeptide 3 isoform X1, producing MASNMQTDMDEEAVIEINLPSPTHKDNVTINEESTIASVIIEELDENALNNMNVDMTEFVEANALEIKDIAENIIPDTYAEQSNSIMDITTDIEDQDILLTADEEDQLTKQFLNGELTFSEYSLRMDQGVDIETLETDPSRNDNENEEIETNVSIYRKAPRRYRRKKRTLPPVLQGLMGEANLRFARGNTELAAQICMEIIRQVPSAPEPFHTLAMIYEADQPEKSLQFALIAAHLSPRDADQWVRLANMSLESGDIKQAITCYNKAIQANPKDINLYETRARLLERNGDKKAYLRGFSKLVHQLEPEDGNNIVKYAKMLAKRYMEENNNEQALEAMENIFSKCPTFITLEEVNIMTEILIALKRFRKCLNILTKYTTIWVKYKHINDKQNPYIMVKKSENEKKEESEDRDIGEIEACGIPDDVVVDLKAKFLIILIELDQMKLAENLLSKFYLNENPEISGDLFLDIAETLMGKKEFERALALLDPLVNSNNYSLAAVWLRHAECWVGCKDLKKAIKSYEVVTKLSSQHLGARIALAKLYQLKGQYNKAIEVLDQDPESDTLDPHVIYRRTLLLFKVRRYDEYFRSGMLLFSRHCVHLRSKVELNALTRAYGIRQRIDSLKLHRLSRGEKFEEENVPVFLNTTELSEKNEFFLLVQMCKLACKLKKYGLLQRICLSALTSKRFEKRNTHIMFLCLLSCIYNNDSYHGYNIVRQLIRICQRPNSWNLLNIIVQNAQDCRHNRFIMRLLGREDVFSYLNIMHANNCLVSGTYKYALNDYISLFKVAPSALLALLIGVTLLQMACQKLSAKKNQLVIQAIAFLKKYCQLRGEDGKQEAHYNMGRAFHQIGLLPAAVHFYKLVLNEDPGDLVKKNSYLLDLKQEAAFNLHLIYLESENYLLARMYIENYITV
- the LOC143145581 gene encoding DNA ligase 4 isoform X3; translated protein: MSVTLAAELEFKKLCNVLEEIKKARVAKKAEILEKFIQQCRLINNKLKTRFPRMDTSLFSIMRLILPHLERERGPSNLKEKSLANLYIRVFCLGKGSKDGNNLIRYKASTTKKIAGSDFAEKAYWILKNRLPRESSCFKIERINLFLNNISSRNEIIQEKDEAFKVLFGKINALEFKWITRIILKDLKLVFHPNANTLFDVSSNLRQVCDTLYDPQLRYYHNIKVFSHIKPMLLERCRIENTEKLFTKDEQYFIQFKYDGERSQVHMKDGKYKYFTRQGYDITNNCGYGEISSSGFMSSVFSRLLNLQCKSIILDGELMGWHKEKKLLGSKGMNFDVKKLSENSHHQPCFIAFDIIMYNDDLLDNKSYEERLRILKNAFKEEEGHLMLCKSVKISKREEIYTIFEESMKNKEEGIVVKKCNTKYKPNVRDGIGCYKIKAEYSDNLVHDVDLIILGGYYGEGKFMGLMKSFLMAVALPPDIPGENPSQFLSVVSVSNGISMETLKELWNRFKDKWQIECPANVTPPRLDLPDKWIRPEDSIILTVRATEMTQSNDYPTNYSLRFPRVKNVRIDKPWYSVCTTRELLSLVKDSRPIQKLIKPDVDFNDIEEVPEIKVRRIKQCSTKFEEKLTKSNIFDNSLVYLTRLFDGKEICVINGDDELPKEHIENILSQHRAKVVQTPLKENYCIIVGNVKTARAKNIIQCKKYNVVSLDWFKRVTKEENWSSLQDFLPWDLICSRESTERQLAQYYDQYYDNFTVDANKESLARSFRKAEEMATTIEFDHLQIKELDEELFDSGTSPYSIFRGIIGYFDDHSDWLKFEFRFLAGIIKDTIDDSVTHVFSNENSISSELKSLIDNEIQRPLIITKSKWIGECFRQNKLISDKEYLIHF
- the LOC143145581 gene encoding DNA ligase 4 isoform X2, which translates into the protein MSVTLAAELEFKKLCNVLEEIKKARVAKKAEILEKFIQQCRLINNKLKTRFPRMDTSLFSIMRLILPHLERERGPSNLKEKSLANLYIRVFCLGKGSKDGNNLIRYKASTTKKIAGSDFAEKAYWILKNRLPRESSCFKIERINLFLNNISSRNEIIQEKDEAFKVLFGKINALEFKWITRIILKDLKLGIGTKKILRVFHPNANTLFDVSSNLRQVCDTLYDPQLRYYHNIKVFSHIKPMLLERCRIENTEKLFTKDEQYFIQFKYDGERSQVHMKDGKYKYFTRQGYDITNNCGYGEISSSGFMSSVFSRLLNLQCKSIILDGELMGWHKEKKLLGSKGMNFDVKKLSENSHHQPCFIAFDIIMYNDDLLDNKSYEERLRILKNAFKEEEGHLMLCKSVKISKREEIYTIFEESMKNKEEGIVVKKCNTKYKPNVRDGIGCYKIKAEYSDNLVHDVDLIILGGYYGEGKFMGLMKSFLMAVALPPDIPGENPSQFLSVVSVSNGISMETLKELWNRFKDKWQIECPANVTPPRLDLPDKWIRPEDSIILTVRATEMTQSNDYPTNYSLRFPRVKNVRIDKPWYSVCTTRELLSLVKDSRPIQKLIKPDVDFNDIEEVPEIKVRRIKQCSTKFEEKLTKSNIFDNSLVYLTRLFDGKEICVINGDDELPKEHIENILSQHRAKVVQTPLKENYCIIVGNVKTARAKNIIQCKKYNVVSLDWFKRVTKEENWSSLQDFLPWDLICSRESTERQLAQYYDQYYDNFTVDANKESLARSFRKAEEMATTIEFDHLQIKELDEELFDSGTSPYSIFRGIIGYFDDHSDWLKFEFRFLAGIIKDTIDDSVTHVFSNENSISSELKSLIDNEIQRPLIITKSKWIGECFRQNKLISDKEYLIHF